A window of the Cucurbita pepo subsp. pepo cultivar mu-cu-16 chromosome LG01, ASM280686v2, whole genome shotgun sequence genome harbors these coding sequences:
- the LOC111788543 gene encoding U-box domain-containing protein 2-like, translating into MDYYCTSPATSYPHHHHHHHHRRHRSTDTATLSPEVAVHKALLLVQSDSPDSKFQGACEIRRLTKTSQRCRRHLSESIPHLVSMLHRPHSPESHLEAALLALLNLAVKDEKNKIKIVEAGALGPIIGFFQSESLILQENATASLLTLSASTVNKPLISAAGAIPLLVEILRCGSPQAKADAVMALSNLSTLPRNLSIILDSKPIPSIVSLLKTCKKSSKTAEKCCSLIESLVGFDEGRIALISEEGGVLAVVEVLENGSLQSRDHAVGALLTMCESDRCKYREPILGEGVIPGLLELTVQGTPKSQSKAKTLLRLLRDSPYPRSELQPDTIENIVCNIISQIDGDDDQSSKAKKMLAEMVQVSMEQSLRHLQRRALVCTPTDMPINTCTSEVSSK; encoded by the exons atggATTATTATTGTACCTCTCCCGCCACCAGCTAcccccaccaccaccaccaccaccaccaccgccgccaccGGTCCACCGACACCGCCACTCTGTCTCCTGAGGTCGCCGTCCACAAGGCGCTCCTCCTCGTCCAATCCGACTCCCCCGATTCCAAGTTCCAAGGCGCCTGTGAAATTCGCCGCCTCACCAAAACTTCCCAACGCTGCCGCCGCCATCTCTCTGAATCAATCCCTCATCTCGTCTCCATGCTCCACCGTCCTCACTCCCCTGAGTCTCACCTTGAAGCTGCTCTCCTCGCCCTTCTCAATCTCGCCGTCAAAGACGAAAA GAATAAGATCAAGATTGTGGAAGCTGGTGCCTTGGGACCAATAATTGGTTTCTTTCAATCAGAGAGTTTGATCTTACAGGAGAACGCAACTGCATCCTTACTTACTCTATCTGCTTCTACTGTCAATAAGCCATTAATAAGTGCTGCTGGTGCAATTCCCCTTCTAGTAGAGATTCTTAGATGTGGAAGCCCACAAGCAAAGGCAGATGCTGTAATGGCTCTTTCCAATCTTTCGACGCTTCCACGTAATCTTAGCATCATTCTCGATTCGAAGCCGATCCCTTCAATAGTTAGTCTGCTGAAAACTTgtaaaaaatcttcaaaaacaGCAGAGAAGTGCTGCTCACTGATTGAATCCTTAGTTGGTTTTGATGAAGGTAGAATAGCTTTGATATCTGAAGAAGGTGGAGTTCTTGCAGTTGTTGAAGTGCTTGAGAATGGCTCGCTTCAAAGTCGTGATCACGCTGTCGGTGCACTATTGACAATGTGTGAGAGCGACCGGTGTAAATACAGAGAGCCTATCTTAGGAGAAGGAGTAATCCCTGGCCTTCTTGAACTCACTGTCCAAGGAACACCCAAATCTCAGTCAAAGGCTAAAACACTATTGAGACTATTAAGGGACTCTCCATATCCACGATCCGAGCTTCAACCTGACACGATTGAGAACATTGTTTGCAACATCATCTCTCAGATAGATGGAGACGACGATCAATCGAGTAAAGCGAAGAAGATGCTGGCAGAGATGGTGCAAGTAAGTATGGAGCAGAGTTTGAGGCATTTACAACGAAGGGCTCTGGTATGCACGCCTACTGATATGCCTATTAATACTTGCACCTCTGAAGTTTCTTCTAAGTAA